In the Flagellimonas sp. MMG031 genome, one interval contains:
- the mbpA gene encoding mobilization protein MbpA: MKKEFVQFRCSVYEKKLLKVKARKSGLSVSEYCRRAAFEDRIVERMTDEQIEAYKLLVKYQRNFKLITNMFRKRNPRLAEETAQLAKEIRQHLLNFKK; the protein is encoded by the coding sequence ATGAAGAAAGAGTTCGTCCAGTTCCGGTGCTCGGTCTACGAGAAGAAACTGCTGAAGGTCAAGGCCCGGAAGAGCGGTCTTTCCGTCAGTGAGTACTGCAGACGGGCAGCCTTCGAAGACCGAATCGTGGAGCGGATGACGGACGAACAGATAGAGGCCTATAAGCTATTGGTCAAATACCAACGGAACTTCAAACTGATCACCAACATGTTCCGCAAGCGCAACCCCAGATTGGCCGAGGAAACGGCCCAGCTGGCCAAAGAGATACGACAACACCTTTTAAATTTCAAGAAATGA
- a CDS encoding helix-turn-helix domain-containing protein, whose translation MDNFLILERLDRLERLLIANKEVLTFDETCDYTGISRSYLYKLTAAGQIPHSKPNGKLIFFEREKIVSWLLQNHRKPLPESKTIVDSNP comes from the coding sequence ATGGACAATTTTTTGATACTCGAACGGCTCGACCGTTTGGAACGACTGTTGATCGCCAATAAAGAAGTATTGACCTTTGATGAGACCTGTGATTACACGGGCATATCAAGAAGCTATCTTTACAAGCTTACTGCTGCGGGGCAAATCCCGCATTCCAAGCCCAATGGAAAACTGATATTCTTTGAAAGGGAAAAGATAGTCAGTTGGCTGCTGCAGAACCACCGTAAGCCTTTGCCGGAAAGTAAAACGATTGTGGATTCAAATCCTTAG
- a CDS encoding primase-helicase family protein, whose amino-acid sequence METVPYIRVGTTFYKLVRIPTISGHFNEQLLPWNEHIIKQDHGKDYLGKVPKYDGFACIPCHIDFKKEHHGFYNTYSPLAHEPKEGSIKRTQTFLKHIFGNQLELGLDYLKLLYQRPVQVLPILCLVSTERNTGKSTFLKWLKEIFGNNLTYLTNDSFASQFNADWANKLLICVDEVLFNKEELTERIKYLSTTNRNKLEAKGKDKREVEFFGKFILCSNNEDSFIKIDAHETRFWVRKIPSLKKEDTDFLDQLAQEVPAFLDFLSKREYSTKQRTRMWFTPKQVHTPALKKLVNNNRNRVEKELASLLLSAMEKFEMDSVDLCPIDALHMLNRTRVKTDLTQLRRLLKKDWKLDNQPNSNKYQKITIWNTGEINTEDAKGRYFTIKKKFLVQNFDDLMTD is encoded by the coding sequence ATGGAAACAGTACCCTACATAAGGGTCGGGACCACTTTTTACAAGTTGGTAAGGATTCCGACCATTTCCGGACATTTCAACGAGCAGCTGCTCCCGTGGAACGAGCATATCATAAAACAGGACCATGGCAAGGACTATCTGGGCAAGGTTCCCAAATATGACGGGTTCGCTTGTATTCCTTGCCATATAGATTTCAAAAAGGAACACCATGGTTTTTATAATACCTATTCCCCTTTGGCGCACGAACCGAAAGAGGGGAGCATCAAAAGAACACAGACCTTTTTAAAGCATATCTTCGGAAACCAGTTGGAACTGGGACTGGACTATCTGAAACTTCTGTACCAAAGGCCAGTGCAGGTGCTCCCCATCCTCTGTCTGGTCTCCACCGAAAGGAACACTGGAAAAAGCACTTTTCTTAAATGGCTCAAGGAAATCTTTGGCAACAACCTGACATACCTGACCAATGACAGTTTTGCAAGCCAGTTCAATGCGGACTGGGCCAACAAGTTGCTGATATGCGTGGACGAGGTACTGTTCAACAAAGAGGAGCTTACCGAGCGCATCAAATATCTGAGTACCACCAACCGGAACAAACTGGAGGCCAAGGGCAAGGACAAAAGGGAAGTGGAGTTCTTCGGTAAATTTATTCTGTGCAGTAACAACGAGGACAGTTTTATCAAGATCGATGCCCATGAGACCCGTTTCTGGGTGAGGAAAATCCCATCCCTTAAAAAAGAAGACACCGATTTCCTGGACCAGTTGGCCCAGGAGGTACCCGCCTTTTTGGATTTCCTTTCAAAAAGGGAGTACAGCACAAAGCAAAGAACACGAATGTGGTTCACGCCAAAACAGGTCCATACACCAGCGTTGAAGAAACTGGTGAACAATAACCGGAACAGGGTGGAGAAGGAACTGGCCAGTCTACTGCTCAGCGCCATGGAAAAGTTCGAGATGGACTCGGTTGACCTTTGTCCCATCGATGCCCTGCACATGCTCAACCGCACAAGGGTCAAGACCGACCTGACCCAATTGAGACGGTTGCTGAAAAAGGATTGGAAACTGGACAACCAGCCCAATTCCAACAAGTACCAAAAGATCACAATCTGGAATACCGGCGAGATAAACACCGAGGACGCCAAGGGAAGGTACTTTACCATAAAAAAGAAATTTTTGGTCCAAAATTTTGATGATTTGATGACAGATTGA
- a CDS encoding toprim domain-containing protein has translation MKEKRMDCEKARNIDIISTLAKSGHFPVRKTEKEAWFLSPFRSETQASFKVSLKKNYWIDFGTFEGGSTIDLVMKMENCSVREALERLSGNMGHFSFHRPPNPTKKEHRANPIEIIEVKEIEHRALENYLSSRKISTKTGRKLCKEVHYRIRGRAYFGIGLQNRSGGWELRNSYWKGSTSPKDVSLIKSDSKNLAITEGMFDMLTLLELRPELLNTHDLLVLNTTAFVKRMIKEIGEYENVELFLDRDKAGMGMTELLLEKCPNSRDMSSLYEGFKDMNEWKVKSAKDEVRQRIQDVSLS, from the coding sequence ATGAAAGAAAAAAGAATGGACTGCGAAAAAGCCCGCAACATTGACATCATTTCCACGCTGGCCAAGTCGGGGCACTTTCCAGTCCGGAAAACGGAAAAAGAAGCTTGGTTCCTCAGCCCGTTCCGGAGCGAGACCCAAGCCTCTTTCAAGGTATCATTGAAGAAAAACTATTGGATAGACTTCGGGACCTTCGAAGGGGGCAGTACCATAGACCTGGTCATGAAAATGGAGAACTGTTCCGTAAGGGAGGCATTGGAGAGACTGTCCGGGAACATGGGCCATTTTTCCTTTCACCGGCCTCCGAATCCAACCAAGAAGGAACATAGGGCCAACCCGATTGAAATCATCGAGGTAAAGGAAATCGAGCACCGGGCCCTAGAAAACTATCTGAGCTCCAGAAAGATTTCGACCAAGACCGGAAGAAAACTTTGCAAGGAGGTCCATTATCGAATAAGAGGGCGGGCATACTTTGGCATCGGACTCCAAAACAGGTCCGGGGGATGGGAACTGCGGAACAGCTATTGGAAAGGCTCCACCTCACCAAAGGATGTTTCATTGATCAAGAGCGATTCCAAAAATTTGGCCATTACGGAAGGTATGTTCGATATGCTCACCCTTTTGGAACTTAGACCAGAGCTTCTTAATACCCATGACCTTTTGGTATTGAATACCACGGCCTTTGTAAAACGGATGATAAAAGAAATAGGGGAATATGAAAATGTGGAGCTGTTTCTGGATAGGGACAAAGCGGGAATGGGGATGACGGAACTTTTATTGGAAAAGTGCCCGAACAGTAGGGATATGTCCTCTCTCTATGAAGGTTTCAAGGATATGAACGAATGGAAGGTAAAAAGCGCGAAGGATGAGGTTCGGCAACGAATTCAAGATGTGTCATTGTCATGA
- the merTP gene encoding mercuric transport protein MerTP has protein sequence MKKTMTSNRTAFAGLFSAIVASLCCITPVLALLSGTAGVASTFSWVEPYRPILVGLTVLILGFAWYQKLKPRPQDIDCACDDDKPKFIQSKKFLFLVTIFAGITLAFPYYSHLFYPNSNVEKQIVYVSESNVSEVNYSIEGMTCAGCEAHIENEVNKLEGILEVDANYETSKAFIKFDNSKVNTNEIEAAVGKTGYKIIE, from the coding sequence ATGAAAAAAACAATGACATCAAATCGAACTGCTTTTGCTGGGCTGTTTTCGGCTATCGTAGCTTCTCTATGTTGCATAACTCCTGTTTTGGCGTTGCTTTCCGGAACTGCGGGAGTTGCCTCTACCTTTTCTTGGGTAGAACCCTATAGGCCTATTTTGGTAGGTTTGACCGTTTTGATTCTTGGTTTTGCCTGGTATCAAAAATTAAAGCCACGTCCACAGGATATTGATTGCGCCTGTGATGATGACAAACCTAAATTTATCCAATCAAAAAAGTTCCTGTTTTTGGTTACAATTTTTGCGGGTATAACGTTGGCATTTCCATACTATTCGCATTTGTTTTATCCCAACTCGAATGTTGAAAAGCAAATCGTTTATGTATCTGAAAGTAACGTAAGTGAAGTGAACTATTCCATTGAGGGAATGACGTGTGCAGGTTGCGAAGCCCATATCGAAAACGAGGTAAATAAACTAGAGGGTATTTTAGAGGTAGATGCCAATTATGAGACTTCTAAAGCTTTTATAAAGTTTGACAACAGTAAGGTAAACACTAATGAAATAGAAGCTGCGGTTGGAAAGACAGGATATAAAATCATAGAATGA
- a CDS encoding DUF6730 family protein codes for MAKLDEIAELLTEEINGFEKSIGRLEKAHENLKGLPLRPDTSELNALLKEYGNNQKTNIEEQQRLMERILQKVEKSLLLPSWAIKLFWGLLVCVLLVLGYSVYQISRISKKEEAAYIKGQDSVMGHYGAFLDESPQAKELYQKWLEENGKK; via the coding sequence ATGGCAAAACTGGATGAAATCGCGGAACTGTTGACCGAGGAAATCAACGGCTTTGAGAAGAGCATCGGCCGATTGGAAAAGGCGCATGAAAATTTGAAAGGCCTTCCATTAAGGCCAGATACCAGCGAGTTAAATGCTCTTCTAAAGGAGTACGGCAACAATCAAAAAACCAACATTGAGGAACAGCAAAGATTGATGGAAAGAATCCTCCAGAAGGTGGAGAAGTCCCTTCTGTTGCCCAGTTGGGCCATAAAACTGTTCTGGGGATTGTTGGTGTGTGTCCTTTTGGTGCTTGGTTATTCGGTATATCAGATATCAAGGATATCAAAGAAAGAAGAGGCGGCATATATCAAAGGACAGGACAGTGTGATGGGACATTATGGGGCATTCCTTGATGAGAGCCCACAGGCAAAGGAACTCTACCAAAAATGGTTGGAAGAAAATGGCAAAAAGTAG
- a CDS encoding metalloregulator ArsR/SmtB family transcription factor, with product MKLETSCIRAEADYVQILRCKEDLNAVSTSMEGISKVMALAGNKVRFKMLYLLQRENELCPCDFADILEMSVPAISQHLRKMKDVNVISTRRDGQTIFYRISEENKAFLTTILSNVASERKTA from the coding sequence ATGAAACTTGAAACTAGCTGCATTAGGGCAGAGGCCGATTACGTTCAAATACTACGCTGTAAAGAAGATTTGAACGCTGTATCAACTTCCATGGAGGGAATAAGTAAGGTTATGGCACTGGCCGGTAATAAGGTTCGTTTTAAAATGTTGTATCTGTTGCAACGGGAAAACGAATTATGTCCTTGTGACTTTGCGGATATTCTGGAAATGAGCGTTCCCGCTATTTCCCAGCATTTACGTAAGATGAAGGATGTCAATGTCATTTCTACCCGTAGAGATGGTCAAACCATCTTTTATCGAATTTCAGAGGAGAATAAAGCTTTTTTGACTACTATTTTAAGTAATGTAGCATCTGAAAGAAAAACTGCATAA
- a CDS encoding relaxase/mobilization nuclease domain-containing protein encodes MGKSISHTSASMSYGMNQEKGSEIIHSQYLAGETPREITEEFKVIQEQNELCRKNTLSFVLSPTIEDGRKLEREQLKEMTERFLKEMNLKQHQAVAFVHRDKEHVHVHLYANRINFQGKAYNDSFIGKRSQQVAERVAKQMDLNTVREVQQEKLYRMQHIRSEIQKIHEKVMARERPRDFDQYIKSMERNSVKVIPSINRQNQLQGFRFEYKGTNLKGSEVHRSMSMGRIARQMNFEKERAQRIAKDKSMQLLGKTVNIPTSLTQTIIKKTIKLAIKVVRDTGIGI; translated from the coding sequence ATGGGAAAGTCCATATCGCACACTTCGGCCTCCATGAGCTACGGGATGAACCAGGAGAAAGGATCGGAGATCATCCACAGCCAATATCTGGCAGGGGAGACCCCACGGGAGATCACCGAGGAGTTCAAGGTCATCCAAGAGCAGAACGAACTGTGCCGGAAGAACACGCTCAGCTTTGTGCTCAGTCCCACCATCGAGGATGGAAGGAAACTGGAACGGGAACAGCTCAAGGAAATGACCGAGAGGTTCCTCAAGGAAATGAACCTCAAGCAGCACCAAGCGGTTGCCTTTGTCCATAGGGACAAGGAACATGTGCACGTCCATCTGTATGCCAACCGGATAAACTTTCAGGGCAAGGCCTACAATGACAGTTTTATTGGAAAGCGGAGCCAACAAGTGGCGGAACGGGTGGCCAAACAGATGGATCTGAACACAGTAAGGGAAGTACAGCAGGAAAAGCTGTACCGGATGCAACATATCCGATCGGAAATACAGAAAATCCATGAAAAGGTCATGGCCAGGGAACGTCCAAGGGACTTTGACCAGTACATCAAGTCGATGGAGCGGAACAGCGTAAAGGTCATCCCGAGCATCAACAGACAGAACCAATTGCAGGGTTTCCGTTTTGAGTACAAGGGGACCAACCTAAAGGGAAGCGAGGTGCACCGGTCCATGTCCATGGGCAGGATTGCACGTCAAATGAACTTTGAAAAGGAAAGGGCACAGCGGATAGCCAAGGACAAGAGCATGCAACTTTTGGGCAAGACCGTGAATATCCCAACAAGTTTGACCCAGACCATCATAAAGAAGACCATCAAACTGGCCATCAAAGTGGTCAGGGATACTGGAATAGGAATCTAA
- a CDS encoding GDCCVxC domain-containing (seleno)protein, translating into MEAILESTITCPNCGHKKEEEMPTTACQFFYDCENCKEVLRPKEGDCCVFCSYGTVACPPIQQNKSCCS; encoded by the coding sequence ATGGAAGCTATTTTAGAATCTACAATTACGTGTCCAAACTGTGGACACAAGAAAGAAGAAGAAATGCCAACGACAGCTTGCCAGTTCTTTTATGATTGTGAAAATTGTAAAGAAGTACTACGCCCTAAAGAGGGGGATTGCTGTGTTTTCTGCTCCTATGGTACTGTCGCTTGTCCACCCATCCAACAAAACAAGAGTTGTTGTAGTTGA